A single region of the Streptococcus sanguinis genome encodes:
- a CDS encoding acyl carrier protein — protein sequence MAVFEKVQEIIVEELGKEPSEVTLESTFDDLEADSLDLFQVISEIEDAFDIQIETEEGLNTVGDLVAYVEEKTK from the coding sequence ATGGCAGTATTTGAAAAAGTACAAGAAATTATCGTTGAAGAACTTGGCAAAGAGCCATCAGAAGTTACTCTTGAGTCAACTTTCGATGATCTTGAAGCAGATTCATTGGATTTGTTCCAAGTGATTTCAGAAATTGAAGATGCATTTGACATTCAAATCGAAACTGAAGAAGGTTTGAACACAGTTGGTGATTTGGTTGCTTATGTAGAAGAAAAAACTAAATAA
- the fabK gene encoding enoyl-[acyl-carrier-protein] reductase FabK codes for MQTRITELLNIDYPIFQGGMAWVADGDLAGAVSKAGGLGIIGGGNAPKEVVKANIDKIKSLTDRPFGVNIMLLSPFADDIVDLVIEEGVKVVTTGAGNPSKHMARFHEAGITVIPVVPSVALAKRMEKIGADAVIAEGMEAGGHIGKLTTMSLVRQVAEAVSIPVIAAGGIADGAGAAAGFMLGAEAVQVGTRFVVAKESNAHQNYKNMILKARDIDTTISAQHFGHAVRAIKNKLTRDFEKAEKEAFKQENPDLTVFENLGAGALANAVVRGDVENGSVMSGQIAGLISKEETVEEILKDIYYGAAEKIQQEAKRWAGVTRND; via the coding sequence ATGCAAACACGTATTACAGAATTATTGAACATTGATTACCCTATTTTCCAAGGCGGAATGGCCTGGGTTGCTGATGGCGACTTGGCTGGCGCGGTTTCAAAAGCCGGCGGTCTTGGCATCATCGGTGGTGGAAATGCACCCAAGGAAGTGGTAAAGGCTAATATTGACAAGATTAAGTCTTTAACAGACCGTCCTTTCGGGGTTAACATCATGCTCCTGTCTCCTTTTGCAGACGACATTGTTGATCTGGTCATTGAAGAGGGAGTAAAAGTAGTAACAACTGGTGCAGGTAATCCAAGCAAGCACATGGCTCGTTTCCATGAAGCGGGAATTACAGTTATCCCTGTTGTGCCAAGTGTGGCCTTGGCTAAGCGGATGGAAAAAATCGGTGCGGATGCAGTCATTGCAGAAGGTATGGAAGCCGGTGGTCACATCGGAAAATTGACTACCATGTCCTTGGTTCGTCAGGTTGCAGAAGCAGTTAGCATTCCGGTTATTGCTGCCGGTGGTATTGCAGATGGTGCTGGTGCTGCAGCTGGTTTTATGCTGGGAGCCGAGGCTGTTCAAGTCGGAACTCGCTTTGTTGTTGCAAAGGAATCCAATGCCCATCAAAACTATAAGAACATGATTTTGAAGGCTCGCGATATTGATACGACTATCTCTGCCCAGCATTTTGGTCATGCAGTTCGTGCTATCAAGAATAAGCTGACGCGTGATTTCGAAAAGGCGGAAAAAGAAGCCTTCAAGCAAGAAAATCCAGATTTGACTGTTTTTGAAAATCTGGGTGCTGGTGCTTTGGCCAATGCGGTTGTTCGCGGAGATGTGGAAAATGGTTCCGTCATGTCTGGTCAAATTGCTGGTTTAATCAGTAAGGAAGAGACAGTCGAAGAAATCCTCAAAGATATCTACTATGGTGCTGCTGAGAAGATTCAGCAGGAAGCAAAACGTTGGGCAGGAGTAACTAGAAATGACTAA